A single region of the Planctomycetaceae bacterium genome encodes:
- a CDS encoding DUF4190 domain-containing protein, which yields MSIKNRAGALAVTALVVAGIGVLTSVFLIGMVLSAVALVLGIIAIRRNARAGRATRIPWAAATLSAAGLVLGAVTIVLVVIPAIHEAHHSACQVNFKAMGAGIWNYQRSRGHLPQRMSDVVEGGFLEPRVFACMEDDSWREGYSSYFHYLDPDRQEHPPQALFACDSRPRHKKGRNILTICGNLGFTEEEEFQQLLARPENAAFAAALREFEASGATHFPLDRPLAATRPAP from the coding sequence ATGAGTATCAAGAATCGCGCGGGGGCACTTGCGGTCACCGCTCTGGTGGTGGCTGGCATCGGAGTCTTAACGTCGGTCTTCCTGATCGGCATGGTCCTGTCAGCGGTGGCTTTGGTTCTTGGCATCATCGCCATACGCCGAAATGCACGGGCGGGCCGCGCAACGCGGATTCCGTGGGCTGCCGCAACTCTCTCAGCAGCGGGGCTGGTGCTTGGCGCTGTGACCATTGTCCTGGTCGTTATCCCGGCTATCCACGAAGCCCACCATTCGGCCTGCCAGGTCAATTTCAAGGCAATGGGTGCGGGCATCTGGAACTACCAGCGGAGTCGCGGGCATCTTCCCCAGCGTATGTCAGACGTGGTGGAAGGAGGATTTCTCGAACCCCGCGTGTTCGCCTGCATGGAAGACGATTCCTGGCGCGAGGGGTACAGCAGCTATTTCCATTATCTCGACCCTGACCGGCAGGAGCATCCGCCTCAGGCCCTGTTTGCCTGTGACTCTCGTCCTCGCCATAAGAAGGGGCGTAATATCCTTACCATTTGCGGCAATCTCGGTTTCACCGAGGAAGAGGAATTTCAGCAGCTTCTGGCTCGGCCGGAAAACGCCGCCTTCGCCGCGGCGCTGCGGGAGTTTGAGGCCAGCGGGGCCACGCACTTTCCGCTTGATCGGCCGCTGGCGGCTACGAGGCCGGCGCCATGA
- a CDS encoding type II toxin-antitoxin system VapC family toxin: MSYLAARPSRDLVRAARQEITREWWDNRRGQFDLYISQFVLDEAGDGDETAAARRLTLLDGISLLPLSDEVLDTARSLISGGVLPDNAQGDAVHIAAATVHEMDVLLTWNCRHLANAVILGNVGRHLRNLGYEAPIICTPDELLGE; this comes from the coding sequence ATGAGCTATCTGGCAGCCCGGCCTAGCAGGGACTTGGTGCGCGCGGCCCGTCAGGAAATCACCCGCGAATGGTGGGACAATAGACGCGGACAGTTCGATCTGTATATCTCTCAGTTTGTTCTTGATGAGGCTGGCGACGGAGACGAAACGGCAGCAGCAAGACGGCTTACATTGCTCGATGGAATCTCGCTTCTACCGCTGTCGGATGAGGTCCTTGATACTGCAAGGAGCCTGATCAGTGGCGGAGTGTTGCCGGATAATGCGCAGGGGGACGCAGTCCATATTGCCGCTGCAACTGTGCATGAGATGGATGTGCTTCTGACCTGGAACTGCCGCCATTTGGCCAATGCGGTTATCCTTGGCAACGTCGGCAGGCACCTGCGCAATCTTGGTTACGAAGCCCCGATCATCTGTACGCCGGACGAGCTGTTGGGAGAATGA
- a CDS encoding sulfatase-like hydrolase/transferase codes for MQEQISRRQFIRASAAGAAALAVGQFAVAAPQRRRPNILIITTDQQRIDATSASGNRWVKTPAMDSLAAGGVSFMQSYCPYPLCSPSRAALHTARAPHELLVDHNSMSIDRTIPISGQIFRAAGYDTGYAGKWHLPNPYPEGGIAGYDVLNTSTRMGKLARVVDESTLQAAIGFLRRRRDKPFLLTASFINPHDICLLANTNNLTDELWARYGPQDGADLPPLPDNHALSQGTPQSQARRARHGDWVAHRWRRYRYAYYRMMEDVDRQIGRLLQALRQSGREEDTLIVFTSDHGEGLGCHGWTGKLHFYDDAAAVPLLMSWKGVIPAGRTDRNHLVSALDVLPTLCDYAGVDAPPASRGRSLRGVIDDPKAPGQAYVASEMAVGQARSFMIRTGRYKYMVFHEGPKAEMFFDMQADPGEMKNIAAEANTAAEIDRHRKLLAQWCVLTQVEKYPILPNPKQNRPARRNAKKG; via the coding sequence ATGCAAGAACAGATCAGCAGGCGGCAGTTCATTCGGGCCTCGGCGGCCGGGGCGGCGGCGCTGGCGGTGGGTCAGTTTGCCGTCGCGGCACCGCAGCGGCGGCGGCCGAACATCCTCATCATCACCACCGACCAGCAGCGCATCGACGCCACCAGCGCCTCGGGCAACCGCTGGGTCAAGACGCCGGCGATGGACTCCCTGGCGGCCGGCGGCGTGTCGTTCATGCAGTCGTACTGCCCGTATCCGCTGTGCAGCCCGTCGCGTGCGGCCCTGCACACCGCCCGCGCGCCGCACGAACTGCTGGTCGACCACAACAGCATGTCCATCGACCGCACGATCCCGATCTCGGGGCAGATTTTCCGCGCCGCCGGCTACGACACCGGGTATGCGGGCAAATGGCACCTGCCCAATCCGTATCCCGAGGGCGGCATCGCCGGCTATGACGTGCTCAACACGAGCACGCGCATGGGCAAGCTCGCCCGCGTCGTCGACGAGTCGACGCTGCAGGCGGCTATCGGTTTCCTGCGCCGCCGGCGGGACAAGCCTTTCCTGCTGACGGCGTCGTTCATCAACCCGCACGACATCTGCCTGCTGGCCAATACCAACAACCTGACCGACGAACTGTGGGCTCGCTACGGGCCCCAGGACGGGGCCGATCTTCCGCCGCTGCCGGACAACCACGCCCTCAGCCAGGGCACGCCGCAGTCCCAGGCACGGCGCGCCCGCCATGGCGACTGGGTCGCCCATCGCTGGCGGCGGTATCGCTACGCGTACTATCGAATGATGGAGGATGTCGACCGCCAGATCGGCCGCCTCTTGCAAGCCCTGCGCCAGTCCGGGCGGGAAGAGGACACGCTGATCGTTTTCACCAGCGATCACGGCGAGGGGCTGGGCTGCCACGGCTGGACGGGCAAGCTGCATTTCTATGATGACGCGGCCGCCGTCCCCCTGCTGATGAGCTGGAAGGGCGTGATCCCCGCCGGCCGCACCGACAGGAACCATCTCGTTTCCGCCCTGGACGTGCTGCCGACGTTGTGCGACTACGCCGGCGTGGACGCCCCGCCGGCGTCGCGCGGCCGCAGCCTGCGCGGCGTGATCGACGACCCCAAGGCGCCCGGGCAGGCGTACGTCGCCTCCGAGATGGCGGTGGGCCAGGCGCGCAGCTTCATGATCCGCACCGGCAGGTACAAGTACATGGTTTTTCACGAGGGGCCCAAGGCCGAGATGTTCTTCGACATGCAGGCCGACCCGGGCGAGATGAAGAACATCGCCGCCGAGGCGAACACGGCCGCCGAGATCGACCGCCACCGCAAGCTGCTGGCCCAGTGGTGCGTCTTGACGCAGGTCGAGAAGTACCCCATCCTGCCCAACCCCAAACAGAACCGCCCCGCCCGCCGGAATGCGAAGAAGGGATAA